CATTCATTTGGCGTACTTAATGTGGACGTAATCGATGCCTTTGCCGATGCTCACGAGGTGCATGAGGAGTATGGGATAACCATGGCCACTGAACCTACTGGCCTATACGATGCTATTTTAGTTGCTGTTAGCCATCAGCAGTATGTAGGGCTCACAGAGGAGTGGTTCAAGAAGTATGCCGCCAGCGGATGTGTATTTGTCGACGTGAAGGGGATTTTCAAGAATAAGGTGAACTCGTTTACTTACTGGAGCCTATAATTTGGCGATGTTTTAATTACGCTGAGTTGCATTTGTGAGTTGAATCTTGCCAGTGAAACTCAGTGTGAATTATTTTGCACGTTGCGAATTTTAGAATCTCAATGTGCTACAATGTGCCTATTGTGTATATTTCATTACTGATTTATTGGTAATCCTAGCAATTTATCGGCACTATTTTAACCTATTTTATTCACAAAGAGAACGATCTTCTTTTCCAGTTTATCCCGATTTGTAATATGCTTTTTTTTTCAAATCCAAGAATAATCAGTTGGAATCCTTACCTTGAGCTGATTGCTCTACGAACCTTCTTGATCAACGATTAAAAATAATTGACGAATCCTCATTCTGGCTGATTTTATTTGCCAATTGGCGATAAATATCTACTTTTGACCTCCCAATTTTTGTATTCGGTCACGTTAATGTGACTGAGGAGGCGAAGCTGTGTGATGGTTATTCCAATTTGAATATTTTTATACTTCATTTTTTTAAATGCTAAAATTCTCAGAACAAAAGGTAATCGATCTTCTACTATCAGAGTTTCCTGAAATAGAGTTGATATATCTTTTTGGGAGTATGGCTACTGGAAAAACCCATTCGCAAAGTGATTTAGACATTGCTTTCTGGAACTCTTCTTCATCAGTGGAAGAGTTGAAGTGCTTTGCTGTACAGGAGCGATTGGCCGCACTTTTCTCCACCGATGTTGATTTAGTTGATATGCGTGGTGCTTCCGAGGTGTTTTGCTATGAGGTTGTAACTACCGGTCGACGCATTTATACTAAGGATATTGAGCGAATGCATTTCATTGAAAATAGAATTTGGAGTGACTATCTATACCTCAATGAAGTTAGACGGGACATTGTGAATGATAGATACGGTAAACAAGTGCTATGATGGACAATACATTACTCAATAAATCGGAGACTCTGTCCAAGTGCTTAAAACGTATTGAGGACGAATATCGTGAACACGAGCATGACTTTACTGTAAATTTTACTGTGCAGGATGCCATAATGCTCAACTTGGAGAGGGCAATACAGGCTTGTATTGATGCAGGTGCCCATATTATTCGTAAGCAAAA
The Williamwhitmania taraxaci genome window above contains:
- the mntA gene encoding type VII toxin-antitoxin system MntA family adenylyltransferase antitoxin — its product is MLKFSEQKVIDLLLSEFPEIELIYLFGSMATGKTHSQSDLDIAFWNSSSSVEELKCFAVQERLAALFSTDVDLVDMRGASEVFCYEVVTTGRRIYTKDIERMHFIENRIWSDYLYLNEVRRDIVNDRYGKQVL